tttatttcttcaaattacCGGAATGACTTCAAAGCAAGAAGAATAGTATCCATTCGTGTTTGTTTTGTTAACAATTCAAGAGGGAGCTAAACTGAATAAAGTTTAACTTTGGCTATAACTACGAAATATTTTCAATGAGCGTTCTCTTGATGAATATTATCTGATTTTCCTCAAATCTCATCTGTAATCATCCTTCTTGGTCTCAGGCATTCTATACATCTggcgacttcatgtaactttgaaaaaattgatAACGCCCCTTATAAAAATATAAACCTCTGCTTACAAGTGTGAGCTATATAGCTGTCTTGTAGTCTGCGAACTGTGCATACCGATATGTTTTGCAATCAATAGTGGCATACTGTGAAAGATAGCGTCTGCCAGCTTTTACGTAGAAGAAAATTTAGGGGCCGCTATAAAGTATTAATCGTTAATATTGTGCAGGCAGACAAAGTAAGCCATAGCTTGCAGTGACAGGACTCAAATTGATCTACATTCATGGTTTTAAATTCAGTATCTTGTTTGTAAGAGAAATTGACCAAGGCCCTAGTCATCGCAGAGGCCGAAGTCTAGGCCATGCAGCTTaacatgatgacgatgacgatgatgatgatgtcaatgGTGAAAAGATGTAAATGAGAATTAGcaagttgaatattttcaccAACAACTTGTAGTGTGTCAAACAATATAGGGCGCACTGTGGCCTGCATAACGGAATGATTCATAATTTACTCCTCATAACTTGGCATGTTAGTCCCTGTTCAATAAAATAACACAAGTTAGATCAATTCGTGTCCAAAATAGAGGCAAATGAGTAATGTTGATAGGCTTCAATCTTCCATGTTGTATTACTCATTGTATTTGTAGTAACATACATTCTCTCTTCCCGTAATGGATCATTTAAGATTTTAAGAAGTCATCTATGGCTGTGTTAATTTGGTATTATTTTCTTACCGAGAAGAGCTTTTCTGAGATACAGCACCCTAAGTCATATTGCTTTCTTCCCCATTGCAATGTTCACATGCTTGAACAAAGACTCTTGTGGTGATTTATAAAATTGCAAACTGCTGAACCTCTTCTTTGCATGTGTAGTTCATGCATTTATACTGTATCTCGCCTGTTTTCGCTTCAGTTCACCTGAAATATCTCATACCAGTTCTTGCATTTTATTCAAAGTTACTGCCTGCAaattaagggaccatctcatcTTTGATACCACAAAAGTATAATCTGTCTCTTGTTCAGCATCGGGCCCCCTCAAAAGACAAAACAGGTAGACACATTGGCATCATGGAGTCTTCTGTGGTAtcaattgattttgatattgtcTATACGGTTACCATTATCTTTTTGAATCATTGATGCCAACTATCACTTTGGCACAATTTCAAGTTTCATAATGGTACTCAAAAGGATGCCCAGTGGAGGTCAACTATGATACTCCTGTGTGAGGTTCCAGTACTCACTTACTCGAGTAAGAGAGAAAGAATATTTAGCTTCAATTATCAAGCCATGTTAAAACTTCCATCAGTAGCATAGTAGGTCCTTGCCTGGGTTCTTTATGGGTGATTATGTGCTTTGTTAAGTGCCATGCAAATAAGTGATTTTTGTCAATGCGACCTGCAACGTTGCTATCACAACATAACAGTTGTGGTTGGAATGTGGCCACCGATTGGTTAAAGTGTAATCGCTTGTTATGTTGCCATGGCTTTGTCGCAGATCGCAGTGactaaaatcacttgtttgcacgGTGCTTTAATTATGACGAACTTACAACGAAAAGGAGGTGGCTCTTGCGTCCTTACACTATAAACCCACCTGTTCTGAAGTCTTTGCATATATTTATTgatatatatgatgtatccttacaAACTATTTACCTCATGTATTTACTCGTATTCAATACATGAACGTATCAATGTCTCCTTTATCTAGCTTTTGAAAGTTCTTTATTTTCTGGGTAAACTATCTTTGCCAATGGTAGCAGTGCTAAATGAACTTGTTTCTGTATAATTTTCTCATAGTAATctacaaaatgcccaaatgtTAGCCAATGTTGATTTAAACATCTTCATGAAGCTGAAAAGGGCTTGAAATAAGTTATTTTTCTGCTTTGGCTGTCAATCCAACGCGTCATACATGAGGACAGGTATTCCTGAAAATTCCAGTGTTCCTTGGTCAAACTGCCCGCTGTCCATCACGTTGTCCATGATTATTGGATTAACTTCTGATTTGAAGCAGAGCACTGGCTACTAGTTTACATACACAATTATATTGTTAATCAGGCTACCTATTTATTTCATATGTAATGCCTAGCATCATATCGGTACTATTATAATAGATGtatcttttttacctgttgtcatTTTCCCGCGAGAAAATTATTAATGCTGGGATTTATAGGGGTTCTGTTATTTTACTGTTTATCATAATGTGTATTGTCGGACCATATTCGGAATTGTATTTATGTCTTCTATAATATCAATCATGTATAATAGTTGGAGTGTTAATGATACTACCAAAAGGTTTTAGAAGTTTTCTGATGGGTTTAGGATTTTAATTTGTGCACTCAGGTACTACTGCTGGATGTGAGAACCAGTGTACTATTTGTTTCGTTGGACAAATAATAAGCTTTCTTTAAAAGTAAACAAGgtcatgttgtttttttgtacatttccaTTGACAAGGCCTACCATGTTTATTATGGGAAAGCAACACATGGACAAACAAAGAGTGGAGATTGTTTTGAATCTGTGACAGATGATGATCGTTATATGTTCCATGGTGGCCCATTCTAGTTTTATGACAGAGAGCTTCCATCATAGAATATATTGAAACTGCATGATCTATAATCTATAATATGTTCATTTGGGACAATTATTTTCTGAAGATTCTATTATGTAAGCTGTAATTATGCAGTGAAACTATTAGAACTAAACTGTAAGTGTGACTAACTGATTGATGTGTGTCTGTGAAGGAGAATGGAAGTCTGCACCAGGATGTGACAATCTTGACACCAGAGGCACTGATTTTGTTCCTTGCAACAATTGCTATTCCCACACACAAGATACAAGCCTAAATCTCCATAACTGATACTGTGTAGTATAGATCATCATGCTAAAGTTAGCTTTGAGTTACATTTGAGTAACCAGCAGGTTGGTCTTCTCTAAAGAATATACAAGATGTCAGTTTGAAATGTCTCTAGGAAATTAAGTTATGCGATCTTTATACGCTCCAGCCTGTCTGGGTTTTAGTtgtattcaaatacatgtagaaccaAAAATAAAGGGATGAAGCTGGACTGGGCTCACTACTTAATAGAGTAACCTTAGAGGACAGGTTGGTTACTCTAAGTTACTGTAAGCTAACTCTTGCATGTATTAATGATGTAGGCTATTAGTTATGGAGGTTTAGGCTTGTATCTTGTGTGTTGGAATAGGCCCAGCAACCCCTGGAATCATAGTTTCTTTTTGTAATCAGTCCCTTGATTTGTAGACAATAAAGACTCCGCCCTTTTATTTTACTGGTCACCAGTACTGCTAGTGAACCGACTAGTCACCAGTGAACTGAATAATTATCAACCTCACTCCTAATCGTATCTGTAATGTAGTCTACACTACGACATACACTGGTTACACTACATTATACGCTGCCACGAGGTTGCCGAGCTTTGACAACGGCCTTGCGAGATTTGACCTGTACATACTTGCATGCGGACATTCCACTAGCACTTTTGCACCGTCGAATAAACCCTCCAGTTTCACCACAGACGCGGAGAAAAAACTAAGAAGATATGGCGAAAGTGATACCTTCGTTGGATACCCGGGAACAGTGTGTTAGGTTTGCCAAACTGGCTGAACAAGTCGAGCTATATGAAGGTAGGTTTCTGTGTCATCATGGCGGCGACAGAGTGAGCATGCACTGTACTGTGTGTGGCGGCGGAGTGCATAGTACATCTTAGTATACCCATGAATGAACGCACACCTTTTTAGCCCCGTTGAATTCGCTGCTGTGTAAGTATGGTGTTGATGATATAGTTATCGGCGTTGTGTTTTAATGGGATGAACGTTCTCCCGAGAAGATTGAAAAGTGAAGAGAGAGAAgttgttgaaaaaaatatttggcctagcctaggcctacttcCAAAGGAATACAGTCACTAGGCCTAACACTGTTATTGTTAAGGTGCTTCCTTGTTGTGTAATAGGCTATAGGCCTACTAATATCTAAATTCcagtaaaatgtggaaatattaTTATTCTGACTTTTCAGACATGGTAAATGCTATGAAAAAGGCTGTTGGGTTCAAATCTGACGAACCGCTTTCTACTGAAGAGAGAAATCTCCTTTCCGTAGCCTATAAAAATGTTGTTGGTGCCAGACGGTCGGCATGGAGGATCATATCAAGCATTGAATCCAAATCAGCAGAGGCTAATAAAGAACAATGTCACGCCTATAAAGAAAAGGTAATAAATGGAAGGTGATCTTTGTATACAGAAGACGCCATTCTGATGTCACACGCCCGGATCCAGAAACAGACGCCTCTCAACAGAGGGCGAAGTGACGTAACAATTTAAGTGTCACGCAATGGATGTTTGATTGCTAAATTCACTTGGGTGCAAGGATTTTTTCGCCCCCACCTCCTGACTTCTAGCTTATGTAGTTTTATTTagaaaaaacctgaaaacaatTTTGGTCCAAAAGTAACTTTACATCATGGCCCCCGGGTAAAGCATCATTATGTTAACGCGAGAAATGTCAGGTTTATATTTGGCTTCTGCTAATTCATCGTCGAtacttttacatgtacagtccaaatcacaattgacatccgcgTCATTGATGCGCTACCCTGCATAATACACAATGTCAATTGTGACATGGACTATAGCTTACTCCTTTTGCAGATTGAGAAAGAATTAATGGAAACCTGCCATGAAGTGATCAAACTTGTTGAAGACCATGTGCTACCTcccttgaaaaaaattgatggtAACCCAGACATAAGTGCTGAAGAAAAGGGAAGAAATACTGAAGCACTGGTTTTCTTCGCAAAAATGTGAGTACCGGGGAGGGCACTAGATGGGAAGCTTTTGTTGTTGACCCTACCTATTATAGGCCTAAATGAAACAGACCCACCataaccggctaaatagcgtctcaACTCATTATTTCAAATCTAAGTAGGGTGATGCTATTCCGCGCTAAGTCTGTATATACCGAAGGTTTCTCAGTTCATTCTTTTAATAAATACAATTTGGTTGCAGGCTTGGTGACTACTTCCGTTATACCGTTGAGTGTAAAGAAGGTGATGAGAGGGAACAGAACACAAAAAATGCCGGCAAACATTACGAGGATGCATATGAAAAAGCTAAAGCTGACATCAAACCAACGAATCCCATTAGGCTTGGTTTGGCACTGAACTACTCAGTGTTCTATTATGAGATCCTTAGCGATCCTGGAAAGGCATGTCTCCTCGCCAAGTCTGCTTTCGATGATGCAATTGCACAGCTCGACTCCCTCCCCGAAGATTCCTACAAGGACTCCACCTTGATCATGCAGCTATTGAGAGACAACCTGACATTATGGACCAGTGAGAATGATGGTGAGCGTCATTCAGATCATTCTGACAACCGGAGCAACACAACCCACCCCTGCCCACTATAAAGTTGAAATTTCTGTCACTGACATCTGTTGATAAAGAAAAGTCACTTTAGCTCTTCCAAACTTCAGTCCAAATGTGTAGTTTTCAAATAATCCCCTTGTGTGCAGCATAAGAATGGGCAAAATGTATTTGTCCTAATTCATAATGTTGGGTGGGCCATCAATATTTTTGCCCTTTTCAAGTCCTAGCAGAAACACTTATGCCACTTATCTCCCTGTATACTAATGCTGCCAGTTGTTCATGTGTCTAATCATTTGTGCCTGTTTTTCGTTTCAGCTGGCCAGGAAGATGATGATTGAGCGGCACCTCCACCATAAAATCTATTGTACTCTATATAACCAAGTTCATCAACACATGTGAAGTAGACAGATGTTTGTTTTCTGGATAAGGAAGACTGTGATGAGTGAATTATCCGTGGCCCCTGCACTATTTGAATTCTATTGCTAATTGTGTACTTAAAAAACATATGCGGGACCGAACACCTTACTCATGTGGGTCAATCTCTAGTTAGGATTGCTGTGAtcgtatttttgaaaaaattgaatgtaaacaaagtaTGTTGAATGTTGCTTGTTGGTACATTGTTGCTCCAACAGTAAAGATCTTTTTAGAATACAGTAGTTGGAAAATCTGTGGTACGTACTTGAATAGCATGTGTCAGTAGTGTTTTCGCCCCTATAGCATTTGTGCGCAAGCGTCTTTGTTTACATTCCATAGCTCGAACATCGGTGCAATGCTTGTATTGAAGTACTGTTCATGTGCTTTTGTAACTACAAATTGACTCCGCATACTTGCACAATATATTCTCTTGTATCAAAATAAAGTAAATATTAAATAAGGAATTGTATTTTCCAAGCCAGCTTTCCTCGAATTTCGAGGTTTCACACATATTTTTTGCCAGGACAACTAGTTTTTTTTGTACCATGTTAACACAACTTTTAAAAATCACCAACTTTCGTTGGTTTAATTGGTTTTCGGCGGTCTGTTGGTTAATTTTAATGTGGAATTTTCAAATCTCCCTTTGACCCTAGAATCGCTGGTCTAAGAATAGTTTGATAAACGGATAAAAACGTTTTCTGTGACTAAAGCTTTATCCATTTACTCTCTTGCCTTCATGACATTTTGATAGTGTAAAGGGACAGTTTAATCTTTGAATACATTCGGTCTTGCATGAAAGAAGCACATTTCTGTGACCAGGACTGGATTTGATTTAttaaaatatcataaatgtTGGTGAACTATTCCCATTTGTGAAGTATGTGCTTTGGCTTTTGGATCTGACGTTTTGGTGTGATCCCCTTATGAACAGTCTAATAAATTTTCAGTAGAAATATGTCGGGCCGATCATTATGTTGTCAAGGGCTTGAAATGAATAATCGTTGTGAATTGTGGATTTTCAAGTTACTGCTAAGTTGGCTATTGCTACAACTATCATTAACAACCAACAGGACAGAGCGGTAAAATCTCAAGAACAGAACATATCTCGGTGTTTACTGATGTTCTTGATAAATGAATTTGCCAGTGTTGAATTTCAGTTTAGTATGTATTGTAAGGTATGCATTGTTTAATCCACAGGGTAGAGTTAGTGTCTTTGGTTGAAATCGTTGAGTCGAAACTGCATTACTGATTAAATGTTTGATATAGGACCTAAAGTGAAAGTAttgttacatgtattatatgtatatatgggtgtacatgtacatgtgattaTCTCTGTACAGTCTTGCAGGTGTTCTGGTGAATTTAGTCCATTTTAAGTACCGTATCTCTAACCGCTTGACCTACTGACTTGCATATGTATTTCACTTGCAATTTTCTGCATTTCTCTAGAGACCTGTTGAGTTGAAGATTTGCAATTAAATCTGTCCTGGAGGTGTAGTAAGTGGTAAGTGGTGTGATACAAAGAAGTGGATTGATAGCGTCGTAAACCCCCCGCCCCTGTGACAATGGTCAAGTACTGCAACTGACGAGAATTTCAAGTAAATTTTCTATACCATTTATAAGCGAAAAATTCCAATAATTGACTTTGATTTGGTGTCCTCAAAATGTCAATTGATTGTAGATAGTCCTTTTAGTAGGGCATCTTCAAGAAGTTCACCGAGGTCAGATTTGACTGATTTACTTGCACAGATGAAACACTTTCTGTATGTGGTATTTGCAAAGTGGGCTGTTGACATTTATATGGGATACTGTCCGTCCTTGCAACAGTCGCTGCTCAGCCCTTTGTGAAATGTAAAGCCTCTTATTTCACCTACGAAAAATACTAATGTTACAATAGCCAATTGACAAGGCTAGAAGGCGCAGTGAGTTGCATTCTTTTTCAGGGCTCATATGGAGGTATGTTTTTACACCCGAAAAACTAGCAAGATGTAACCACGACTGGGAAAGCAATCATGCCTCGCAAAGTCCATTCCATCCTTATGCTTCTTTTTGAGACGTGATTTGCTGGATGCGTGGCGTCATTTACGTCATCTGCTGTTGGCACCGTTGTTACGAAGTTCACACGGGCCTTGAAAAGGAACGTGACTCGCTGCGCCATCTATGATTTATCGAAAGTCCACATCCTCGTTGCAGTTGTCATTTGCAAGGTGGTTTAGGTGCAGAGCTTTGCACATTGTAATGATGTGAAATGTGTATTTGTGTATGTAATTTTCACTTTTTTACCGAAGATACAAAATTCTTTGTTGGGAGCGTGTAGTGTTGAATTTAATGTAATGGGTATAAGCATAGATTTAGACTTAATCTTTATTTAGGCTGTCTGACCTTAATTATCTTGTTTAGGTATGTTTTTTCTTGAGTAGTCTGCTTGGCTTTTATGTGGCCACTTTGGTACAATTTATTGTGTGTGGTGTTTGACAAACTAATTGCACTATCTCGAGCTTTTTGAGTCTTATCAATAATTCCTGTCTTTTAGTGCTGAGAATGTCACTGAGATCCCTCTAGACATATAAGAGGAGTAAATTATTCTTTAAAATGCCTTTCTGGGAATATCTCTTCAATATTGTCCTCCTTTCAACTTAACTTCTTAAAGTGTTTGTGATGCATGGTAAAAGAACTCAGCCAGGCATTGTTCAGGgccaagttttcaaaatgttttaaaatatttctgCTTGCTCAACCTTCAGCTGTTGTTCCAACTTGTACTTCTTCTGCTATACTTTCTTATTTGCTCCTAGTTAGAACTCAACCAGAAAAGTGCTAAGGTGGCTGACTTTCagttttatacatgtagtacccaaacatatcatatacatgtacttttattttAAGACACATCCTTGTCTGCCTGAGATTCCCCCACATTTAGGACATGTTTAATGCCACTAACCAAAATTAAGAGCATTAAGAAATATTGTGGATAATATTGTGAtgtaaaatttttaaaattaaacCGGATTTGAAAATCATGTGGAACTTGGTGATAATTTTGGAAAGGATAATAACCTGGAAGCTttcaagtgaaacatgacagtAGCCGATTTTATCGAAATTTGATGTCTAGAAAATAATGCCTTTTATCATGTAAGAACTAACTTCCTAATATTGTAACATCAGTAGATTAAAGTAGACTAGTACAACTCGGGCAACAAATAAATTAAATTGTGTTAATGAACATATTGCTTGTTTTTTCCTGTTGTGTTTGAAGCTTACATCTATCTTGGTGTATCTGTCGTCTCTTGTCCCTCTTCTtaccagagctttgtctccattgatgcactATTTAGTGTCCCCGAGTGGGCAGTTATGGACGTATGCTCTGATGTTCATAGCCTCCTTTCCAAACTTCATAtgaattgtcacaacctgacagTCCAACCATGAGATGGTGTACACAGTGCTACTTCAGGACTCCGTACCACCACAACATGAATGTGCTCATCTTTCTCTGCAGTGGCGTCATGGTCAAACTCCTGACAATATGCCAAAGGCTGGCCTCCTTACCACACAGCAGAGAGGTCACAACCTTGCATTCCAATTACAGGACTGTCAGCCACAAGCTTGTCTAATCAGACACAGCGGTCTACAGACCTGCTTTCCACccaagacaagtcacaacctaaCAGTCCCGCTATAGGACTATGTGGCACATTCTCATCTTTTACCAGCAGTGACATAATTTGTCTGCAGCACCCAACTCTTGACTAAGCAAGCAGATTTTTTCCTTTCCACAccagacatgtcacaaccaatcactCAAATGAGGGGAATGTGTTACATGCTCATCTTTACAGAGATGTCACAGCCTGAAAGTAAATGACAGAACTATGCAGAGACATGTCCACTCCAATGAAATATTATAGTATTATGTCAGCAACTAATCTCCATTCCAAGCACATCAAACAAGTCACAACCTAGGACTGCCGACTACAGTACATATTCAACAGTCTATGACTATAATGCAAGAAGCTGACTCCATACCAGATATGCCACGTAGGAAAAGGCAATGTGCTCATTCTTTCCATACACCAA
This is a stretch of genomic DNA from Lineus longissimus chromosome 2, tnLinLong1.2, whole genome shotgun sequence. It encodes these proteins:
- the LOC135503581 gene encoding 14-3-3 protein gamma-like, with amino-acid sequence MAKVIPSLDTREQCVRFAKLAEQVELYEDMVNAMKKAVGFKSDEPLSTEERNLLSVAYKNVVGARRSAWRIISSIESKSAEANKEQCHAYKEKIEKELMETCHEVIKLVEDHVLPPLKKIDGNPDISAEEKGRNTEALVFFAKMLGDYFRYTVECKEGDEREQNTKNAGKHYEDAYEKAKADIKPTNPIRLGLALNYSVFYYEILSDPGKACLLAKSAFDDAIAQLDSLPEDSYKDSTLIMQLLRDNLTLWTSENDAGQEDDD